The segment CGACATGAGCACCCTGGGTACGGTGGATATCTCCAGGTACCAGCAGACCGCCCAGGAAGTGCAGCATGACCATGCACTGATCTCGACCCTGCTGAACCTGATCCCCTCCAACATCTTCGCCGCCGTGGCCCGTGGCGAGATGCTGCCGATCATCTTCTTCTCGGTGCTGTTCGGCCTTGGCCTGTCCAGCCTGCCGGGCGAGACCCGCGAACCCCTGGTGAAGGTATTCCAGGGGGTGTCCGAGACCATGTTCAAGGTCACCCACATGATCATGGCGTACGCGCCCATCGGTGTTTTCGCGCTGATCGCCGTGACCGTGGCCAACTTCGGCTTCGCCTCCCTGCTGCCGCTGGCCAAGCTGGTGGTGCTGGTCTACTTCGCCATCGCCTTCTTCGCCTTCATGGTGCTGGGCCTGGTGGCCCGCCTGTTCGGCTTCTCCATCACCACGCTGATGCGCATCTTCAAGGACGAACTGATCCTCGCCTACTCCACCGCCAGCTCCGAGACCGTGCTGCCGCGCATCATCGAGAAGATGGAAGCCTACGGCGCGCCGCGTGCCATCAGCAGCTTCGTGGTGCCCACCGGCTACTCCTTCAACCTCGACGGCTCGACCCTGTACCAGAGCATCGCCGCGATCTTCATCGCCCAGCTCTACGGCATCGACCTGTCCGTTGGCCAGCAGCTGCTGCTGGTGCTGACCCTGATGGTCACTTCCAAGGGCATCGCCGGCGTTCCGGGCGTGTCTTTCGTGGTCCTGCTGGCCACCCTGGGCAGCGTCGGCATCCCGCTGGAAGGCCTGGCCTTCATCGCCGGTGTCGACCGCATCATGGACATGGCGCGCACCGCCCTGAACGTGATCGGCAACGCCCTGGCGGTGCTGGTGATCGCCAAGTGGGAAGGCATGTACGACGCCGAGAAGGGCCTGCGCTACCTGGCCTCCCTGCCGAGCGCCGAAGCCTCGCCCAAGGGGCGTGCGGTCATTGACTGAGATCGCGCCGCGCTGAACGAGAAAGCCCCGACCTGGTCGGGGCTTTCTGCTTTTATCTCCCCTCTCCTCTTCAGGGAGAGGGGCCGGGGGTGAGGGAGGATTGGTATTGCACGGACTCAAAGGCAGATTGAATTCGCCGCTGTACGAGCTGCCCCGCTAGAATCCGCCTCACTGATTTCTGGGGGACTGCAAATGCTCAACGGCCTGTGGCTGAGCTTCTTCCTGGTGGCGGCGGTGGCCGCGCTGGTGCGCTGGATCGGGGGGGACCCGGGGGTGTGGGCGGCGATGGTGGAAAGCCTGTTCGCCATGGCCAAGCTCTCGGTGGATGTGATGGTCCTGCTGTTCGGGACCCTGACCCTGTGGCTGGGCTTCCTGCGCATCGCCGAGAAGGCCGGCCTGGTGGATATCCTGGCGCGGCTGCTCGGCCCGTTGTTCGCCCGCCTGATGCCGGAGGTCCCGCGGGGGCATCATGCGCTCGGCCTGGTCACCCTGAGCTTCACCGCCAACGGCCTGGGCCTGGACAACGCGGCCACGCCGATCGGCCTCAAGGCGATGAAGGCGCTGCAGGAGCTCAACCCCAGCAGCATCTCGGCGAGCAACGCCCAGGTGCTGTTCATGGTGATGAACGCCTCCTCTTTCGTGCTGCTGCCGGTGACCATCTTCATGTACCGCGCCCAGGCCGGTGCCACGGATCCCGCCCTGGTGTTCCTGCCGATCCTCCTGGCCAACGCGATCTCCACCATGACGGCGCTGCTTTCGGTGGCCTTCATGCAGCGGATCAAGCTGACCGACCCGGTCCTGCTCGCCTGGTTCGGCGGCGCCGCGCTCCTGCTCGGCGGGTTCATGGCGGTGCTGGCCGGCCTGTCGGCGACCGCGCTGACGGCGCTGTCTTCGCTGCTCGGCAACCTGACCCTGTTCGCCCTGATCCTCTGCTTCCTGCTGATGGGGGCGCTGAAGAAGGTGCCGATCTACGAGACTTTCGTGGAAGGCGCCAAGGAAGGCTTCGACGTCGCGAAGAACCTCCTGCCCTACCTGGTCGCCATGCTGTGCGCCGTAGGTGCCCTGCGCGCCTCGGGAGCCCTGGACCAGTTGCTCGATGTCATCCGTTGGGCGGTGGAAGGCCTGGGGCTGGACAGCCGCTTCGTCGAGGCGCTGCCCACCGGCCTGGTCAAGCCCTTCTCCGGCAGCGCGGCGCGGGCCATGTTGATCGAGACGATCCAGACCCAGGGCGTCGACAGCTTCCCCGCGCTGGTGGCCGCCACCATGCAGGGCAGCACCGAGACGACCTTCTATGTGCTGGCGGTGTATTTCGGCTCCGTGGGCATCCAGCGTGCCCGCCATGCCGTGGGCTGCGCCCTGCTGGCGGACCTGTCCGGCGTGCTCGCGTCCATCGGCGTCTGCTACTGGTTCTTCGGCTGAGTCGCGATGTGCAGGAGCGAACTCATTCGCGAATGAATTCGCTCCTGCACATGTCAGTGGGGCTTGGGCGGCAGCTCGGATGGGGTGACCTTGAAGCGCAGGGTGCCGATCATCTGCCCCGCTTCAGTCAGGACCTGGACCTGCCAGCGCCCCACCGGGTTGCCGGGGAAATTCTGCTTGTGGGTCCAGGCGCGGTAGCCAGCTTCACGGCCGCCGTGGATGTCCAGGGCGATGCGGTCCACTTCGCGGCCATTGAAGCGCCACACGTGGTAGATGCGCTCGTTAAGCCCGCGCGGTGCATTGATCGAGGTGTAGGCGTACAAGCCCTTGCTGCGCAGTTCGGCGGCTCTGACTTCTTCCACGCCATCGCCCGGGGTGCGCTGGTGGTTATCCAGGTCCGGCGTCACCGCCACTTCGGTCAGCCAGAGCGTCGCCGGCGGCACCCAGACCCGCGTCACCCAGCCCAGCCCGCCCAGGGCCAGGATCAGTACCGCCAGGCCCAGCACCCGCCACCAGCGTTGCCCACGAAACACCCCGAGCAGGCTGACGAAGGACAGTGCGACGGCGGTGCCCAGTGCCCAGCGGTAGCTCTGCGCGGTGGTCTGCTGGAGGATCAGCGGCAGCGCGGCCAGCAGCACGGCGAACAGCGTCAGCGTGTGATAGGCCAGGAACAGCCAGCGTCGCGGCGCCAGGTGGCGGTTGTAGATCGGGTCGGTGATCGAGCACAGCGCCGCCACGCCCAGTAGCCCGGTGAACAGGGCCTGGCCGCTGTTCCAGCTGGTGGTGATGGCGAAGAACGGCAGCACGAAGAACAGGCTTTCCTGGTGGATCAGCTGGGTCAGGAAGCGCATCAGGGGTGGCGGCAGCTCGATGCCGAACAGGCGCTCGACGCTGCGTCGGAACAGGTTCTCCAGCATCAACCAGAGCCAACTCACCAGCAGCAGGATGGCGATCACCTTGGCCACCCGCGCGCCCCGGTCCACCAGGAAGAAGCTCGCCATGCCGGAGCAGAAGCCGTAGAGGGCGATCAGCCGTGGATGGCGTTGCAGCAGCTCGATGAGCTTGAGCACTTGGGGTTTGAAGGTGGACAGCAGCATCGGTCGCGACTGGGCTGGGGGCGAAGGCGCGCAGGATACTGCCCGCCGGGAGCCCTGAGAAGGCGCGCCGGCGCCGGGCTGACGGCCTGCGGCTCAGCCCAGCAGCAGGCGCATCTTCTGCGGCTGGTCGGTGCGGCCGTTGGGCAGGGTCACCGGCGGCAGGTCCGTCAGCCAGCGAAAGGCGAAGCGCTCGTAGAGGCGGATGGCCGTCGCGTTGGACTTCAGCACCGTCAGCTCCACCCGGCGCATGTCGAGCCGGCGGCAATGTTCGAGCGCCACTTCCATCAGGTTGCCGCCCAGGCCCCGGTTGCGGTGAGCCTTCTTAACCTGCATGCCGAGCACGCCGAAGTCTTCCCCGGAGCCATCCTTCATACCGCAGAAGCTCGCGGGGAAGACCTCGATGGACCCCACCAGGTCGCTTTCGACTTCGGCAACGAACTGCGGCAGGTCCAGTGGCAGCGAGCGCAGCAGCATCGCCCGCATCTGCTCGATGGGCGGCGCCTCGGCTCGCAGCAGGAACTCACCCTCGGCGCTGACCTCGGCGAAGAGGCGATGCAAGGCTTCGATATCGCTGATGCGCAGCTTCCTGATCGACATGGCGTCCTGCTCCGGGGAAATGCTGGCACTCTCGCCCAGGGTTCGATGTCTGGCAATGCTTCAGCCGTGCCGGTGGCGCCTCTCCCAGAATTGCTGGGCCAGTGCTTGCAGTTCCGCCGCCAGGTCCGCCACCTGGTGGGCGCTGTGCTGGCTGTGGCCACTGCTTTCGGCGTTGCTGTCGGCGGCGATACGGATGCTCGCCAGGCTGCGCTGGATCTCCTCGCTGGCGGCGCTCTGCTGCTCCACCGCGCTGGCGATCTGCAGGCTCATGCTGCTGATTTCGCTGACCTGGCCATTGATCCGGGCCAGGGAGTCGCTGGCGCGTAACGCCTGCCCCAGGCTCGCGGATGCCTGCCGGCAACTCTGCTGCATCGCTTCCACGGCATCGCCGGCGCCCTGCTGGAGTCTGGCGATCAGTGTGTGGATCTCTTCCGTGGAGTGCCGGGTCCGCGAAGCCAGGGCCCGCACCTCGTCGGCGACCACCGCGAATCCACGGCCGGCCTCGCCCGCGCGCGCCGCCTCGATGGCAGCGTTCAGCGCCAGCAGGTTGGTCTGTTCGGCGATGCTGCGGATCACCTCCAGGATCTGGCTGATATCGCCACTGTGGCTGCGCAGTGCCTGCACGGTGCCGCTGGCCTGGCGAACCTCTTCGTCGAGGCTGGCGATGTGCAGGCGGGTGGCATCCACTTCTTCCCGGCCGGCGCTCGCGGCAGCGTCGGTCTGGTCGGCGGCGGTGGCGCTCTGCTGGGCGCTGCGGGCCACTTCCTGGACGCTGCAGGCCATCTGCTCGATGGCACTGGCGACATGCTCGGTGTCCAGCTGCTGGCGGCGGGTCGCAGCGCTGGTGCTGGTCACCGACGACGCCAGGTGGCCGGCATGGCCCGCCAGTTGCCGGGCGGATTCGGCGATACGCCCGACCACGGCACCCGTTTCGGTTTCCAGCATGCGCATGGCGAAGTCGAGTTCGCCGAATTCGTCGGTCCGGCCGCAATAGAGCCACTGGCCGATGGGGTTGTCAGCGATGCGCCTGGCCTTTTCCAGCAGTGCGCTCAGGGGACGCAACTGCCAGTGGATCCAGGCACCGCAGACCCCGAGGCTGGCGAGGGCGGCGGGAACACCGGCCAACGGCAGCATGCCGTCGAGTAGCTGGGCGAGGCCCAGGCCGGAGAGGCCGGCAGCGACGCAACCCGCCAGCAGGCGTGCACCCAGGCCGAGGAGCGGACGCCGCAGGGCACTGGGTCGGCGCCCCTCCCGCAGGCTTGTGTAGAGCTGTTCTGCAGCTGCAGCCTGGACGGAATCGGGGCGGGTTCTCACCGACTGGTATTCCACCACCTTGCCGTCCCGCAGCACCGGCGTGACATAGGCGCTGACCCAGTAGTGGTCGCCGTTCTTGCAACGGTTCTTCACCAGCCCCATCCAGCTGCGGCCGTCCTTGAGGGTCTGCCAGAGATGGGCGAAGGCTTGCGGCGGCATGTCCGGGTGACGCACCAGGTTGTGGCTGCGCCCCAGCAGTTCGTCGCGGTCGAAGCCGCTGATGGCCAGGAAGTCGTCGTTGACGTGGGTGATGATCCCTTTCAGGTCCGTGGTGGAGAGGATGTTGGCATTGGCGTCGAACTCCACCGCTCGTCCGCTCACCGGCAAGTTGATCTTCATCGGCGGCTCCCCTGGCTATCTTCCCGGGGCCCGGTGGCCGGACCTGGCAGGCAGCCCTCGCCTTCGAACCCTTCCTCGCCCAGCAACAGCGGTTCGAGCATGCCCGGCGGCCGGGGGCGGCTGAACCAGTACCCCTGCGCGTAGCGGCAGTCCTGGCCAAGCAGGAAGTCCAGGTGGGCCGGGTCTTCGACGCCCTCGGCCACTACTTCCAGGCCGAGGCTGCGGCCCAGGCCGATGATGGCTCGGGAGATGGCGTTCAGTTCGGGATCGTCCGGCGCGCCGCCGATGAAGCTGCGGTCCACCTTGAGGATCTGCAACGGGAAGCGCTTGAGGTAGCCGAGGGAGGAATAGCCGGTGCCGAAGTCGTCCAGGGCCAGGCGGACCCCGAGCACGGCCAGTTCGCGCAGGCATGCCAGGGTCTCGGCGCTGTCCTGCATCAGCAGGCTCTCGGTGATCTCCAGCACCAGGCTGGTGGGGCGCAGCCCGCACTCGCGCAGGATGGCCGCGACCCGCTGGGCGAATCCTGGTTGCAGCAGCTGCCGGCTGGAGAGATTCACCGAGCAGCGCAGGTCCTGCTGGCCTGCCAGTTGCCAGCGGCGAGTCCGCCGGCAGGCTTCCCGCAGCACCCAGTCGCCGACCGCGATGATCTCGCCGGATTCCTCCAGCGCTGGAATGAACTGCAGTGGCGATTCCAGCCGGCCATTCCGGCGCCAGCGCAGCAGGGCCTCGACCGCGGTGACCTGCGGTCGGCTGCCATCGATGCGGCAGATCGGCTGGTAATGCAGTTCGAACTCTTCGCGGGCCAGCGCGTGGGCCAGGGCGTTGTGCAGGTCCAGGCGCTTCTGGGCGGCAGCCTGCAGTTCGGTGCTGTAGCGGGCGAACTGGGCCTTGCCGGCTTCCTTGGCGCGGTACAGGGCCAGGTCGGCGGCTTGGAGGGTATCCACCGCCTGCCCCTCGGCCAGCAGCCCGGTAATGCCGATGCTGGCGCTGACCGCCAGGCTGTGGTCGTCCAGGTGCAGGGGCTGGTGCAGGCTGTCGAGCATGCGCTGGGCGACCTGTTCGGCGTCGGCCAGGCAGGCCAGGTCGTCCAGCAGCACCACGAACTCGTCGCCGCCGAACCGCACCAGGTGGTCCCCCGGACGCAGGCAACGGGTAAGGCGCTGGCTCACCTCCACCAGCACGCGGTCACCCATGGCGTGGCCCAGGCTGTCATTGATCAGCTTGAAGCGGTCGAGGTCGATGAACAGCAGCCCGGCCTCCCTTGCCCCGGGACGCTGGCGACGTTGCAGTGCCTGTTGCAGCAACTCGTCCAGGCGCAGGCGGTTGGCCAGGCCGGTCAGGGGATCGTGGCGGGCGGCGTGGCGCAGTTGCTGTTCGGAGAGCTTGCGCTGGCTGATGTCGGTCTGCGAACCGGCCATGCGCCCTTGTTCCGCCACGCCGCGTACCAGCACCCAGAGGTAGGCCCCGTCGCGACGGCGGATGCGGTACTCATGGTTCAGCCAGGGCGTGTCGCCGCGCAGGTGGGCATCCACCGACTGGCGCAAGCCGGGCAGGTCGTCCGGATGAACCCGGCCGAACCAGCTGGTGCTGCCTTCGCCCAGGCTGTCGCGGCCCAGGCCAAGCATCGCCGCCCAGCGTTCGGAGAAGTAGATCCGGTCCGTTTCCAGGTCCCAGTCCCAGAGGCCGTCGTTGGCCCCGCGCAGGGCCCGGGCGAAGCGCGCTTCGCTGTCCTCCAGGGCCTGGCGTTGTGCGCTGCTGTAAGTGTCGATGGCCAGTGTCATGTCGAAGAACACTGCCTTCAGCAGGCTGGCGTAGATCCTTTGGTCCGCGCCTTCGCCCAGCAGTGCGCCGAGCATGTGATCCAGGTACAGGCGGTAGGCGCCCAGGTACCACTTGAGGTCCACCCCCACGTGCTGGTGCACCAGGCCCACGCGCAACCGGTCGAGCACATAGCCACGGTCGTAAGGACCGCGCCAGAGCCGCTGGTAGTAGTCGAGCTGGCTGTGCTTGAGGCGTTGAAGGGTGACGGGGTCGCGGAGGATGCCGGCGATGGGCCCGAACTGCGCCAGATGGTCGTACAGGCGTTCGACGAAGGCCTGGTGGCAGTCGTCCAGGCTTGCGCCCCGGCTGGCCAGGTGTGCCGCGTCCTCGTCCTGCCAGTCCAGATAACGGCAGCGCATCGTGACTTCCGCACGTGACAGGCCGATGCGGCCGAGCATTCCCTCGAGTTGTCGTTCCAGGCCCATGCATCCTCCCTTGGATGTTTTCTGCGGGCATAAAAAAAGCGCCGTGATCGACATCCCCGGAGGAGATGCCGATCACGGCGCTTTGTCTTGCAGGCCCCTAACGTCCTGCCCGGCAAAGCCGGCTTCCGCGTTGGCGGAACCTTGCGGCCCCGTTTTTACCTCAGTCGTCGGGAGGCGGCAACTCCCCCAGTGCCTGTTCGAGGCGTTTGCGCAGGCGGCCCAGTTCACTGGAGCGGAAGGCGTGGCGGGTGCGCTCGAGCACCTCCACCGCCTCCCCCAGCAGGGCATGCACACGGCCGGAATGGTTCAGCGGCGCGTCCTTCAGCCAGCGGCACAGCGGGGCCTTCGAGCAGTCGCTGCTGGTGGTCAGCACGGTGCATTCCAGGGCGTTGTAGGTCAGCAGCTGGCGCGCCTGGTCGGCGAGCACACGGTCATCGCTGATCAGCAGCAGGGGCGGGAGGATGCGTGGCATGGCGGGATGACCTGATATCAAGTGGCCATCAACTTTATCCACGAGCCTGTGGACAAATATTGACCCGCATCAGTTGTCGCGATTCGCCACCCGCCCTGGCGATGTCGGCCACTGCCGCTCCCGGGACGGGCGACTAAGCTGCTCTGGCCTTGCCCCCGCGAGCGGCGACAGAAGAACAACAAGAGAACCCATCGATGAACTACGACAGCAGTCAGCAACTGATACTCGGGCTGGTGCTCGCCGCGCTGATCTTCGGCGTGGCGCTGGAACTGCGCCTGGCCCACTTCCTCCTGGTCCTGAGAAGGCCCTTGCCGGCGCTGGTGGGGCTGCTCTGCCAGTGCCTGCTGCTGCCCTGGCTGACCCTGGTGGCTACCCTCTTCCTCGACCTGCGCCCCGGCCTCGAACTGGGCATGCTGCTGGTGGCCGCCTGCCCCGGCGGCAACCTGTCCAACGTCATCACCCACCTGGCGCGGGGCAATACCGCGTTGTCGGTGAGCGTCACCAGCCTGTCGAGCCTCCTGGCGATCCTCAGCCTGCCGCTGAACTTCGCCGCCACCGCCAGCCTCAACCCGGACACCGCTGCGTTCCTGCGGGGCCAGATGAGCAGCCTGGACGTGGACGCCAGCGGCATCATCGGCGGCCTGGTACTGCTGCTGGTGCTGCCATTGCTGGCCGGCATGGCGGCGGGCAACCTGGCACCAGCCTTCAGCACCCGCGTGCTGCCCTGGTTCAAGCGCTTCTCACTGCTCGCCTTCGGCCTCTTCCTGGTGGTGGCCGCGGCGGGCAACTGGCAATTGCTGGTGGCCAACGCCGGGCTGGTGCTGCTGGTGGTGGTTGGACACAACGCCGGCGCCCTGCTGCTGGGCTGGAGCGCCTCGCGCCTGACCGGCCTCGCCGACGCGGACCGCCGCGCCCTGACCATCGAGGTCGGCATGCAGAACTCCGGGCTGGCCCTGGGGCTGATCCTCACCCAGTTCGGCGGCCAGGTGGACATGGCCCTGGTGGCCGGCTTCTGGGGGCTCTGGCACATCGTTTCCGGCCTGCTGCTGGTGGCCGTCTGGCGGCGCAATCCGCCCCGTGGCCAGGAGGAACTCTCGTGCGCGTCCTGATCACCGGCGCTGCCGGCTTCATCGGCCAACAACTGTTGCGCGACCTGACTCTGCGCCATCCGGACTGGACCCTGGTCGCCGCGGACATCCGCCCGCTGAGCCACCAGGCGCTCCAGGCCAATATCGAACCGGTGTCACTGGACATCAGCTTGCCCCGCGAAGTGGCCGCCTGCGTGCAGCGCTGGAAGCCCGACGCCATCGTGCACCTGGCCTCCGTGGTGACCCCGCCACTGGGCATGGGCGAGGCGCGCCTGCATGCCATCGACGTCGGTGGCACCCGCGCCGTGCTGGATGCGGCCGTGGCCCAGGGCGTCGGTCAATTGGTCGTCACCAGCTCGGGCGCTGCCTATGGCTATTACCCGGAGAACGCCGAGTGGATCGACGAGCAGCACCCGCTGCGCGGCCATGAACGCTTCGCCTACGCCCGTCACAAGCGCGAAGTGGAGCTGCTGCTGGCCGACGCGCGCAAGCGACATCCGCAACTGCGCCAGCTGGTGCTGCGCCCTGGCACCATCCTTGGCGAGCAGGTGAACAACCAGATCACCGAGCTGTTCCAGAAGCGCTCGGTGCTGGGCATCAAGGGGCACGACAGCCGCTTCGTGTTCATCTGGGACCAGGACGTGGTGGCGATCATCCGCGAAGGCCTGGAGCGCCGCGCCGAAGGCATCTACAACCTGGCCGGCGACGGCGCGCTGAGCATGGCCGAGATCGCCGACATCCTCGGCAAGCCCTACCGGCCGCTGCCCGCCGGT is part of the Pseudomonas lalkuanensis genome and harbors:
- the gltP gene encoding glutamate/aspartate:proton symporter GltP; the protein is MTKARLSLAWQILIGLVLGIAIGALLNHFSAEKAWWIANVLQPAGDIFIRMIKMIVIPIVIASLIVGIAGVGDAKKLGRIGLKTIIYFEIITTVAIVVGLLLANFFQPGSGIDMSTLGTVDISRYQQTAQEVQHDHALISTLLNLIPSNIFAAVARGEMLPIIFFSVLFGLGLSSLPGETREPLVKVFQGVSETMFKVTHMIMAYAPIGVFALIAVTVANFGFASLLPLAKLVVLVYFAIAFFAFMVLGLVARLFGFSITTLMRIFKDELILAYSTASSETVLPRIIEKMEAYGAPRAISSFVVPTGYSFNLDGSTLYQSIAAIFIAQLYGIDLSVGQQLLLVLTLMVTSKGIAGVPGVSFVVLLATLGSVGIPLEGLAFIAGVDRIMDMARTALNVIGNALAVLVIAKWEGMYDAEKGLRYLASLPSAEASPKGRAVID
- a CDS encoding nucleoside recognition domain-containing protein, yielding MLNGLWLSFFLVAAVAALVRWIGGDPGVWAAMVESLFAMAKLSVDVMVLLFGTLTLWLGFLRIAEKAGLVDILARLLGPLFARLMPEVPRGHHALGLVTLSFTANGLGLDNAATPIGLKAMKALQELNPSSISASNAQVLFMVMNASSFVLLPVTIFMYRAQAGATDPALVFLPILLANAISTMTALLSVAFMQRIKLTDPVLLAWFGGAALLLGGFMAVLAGLSATALTALSSLLGNLTLFALILCFLLMGALKKVPIYETFVEGAKEGFDVAKNLLPYLVAMLCAVGALRASGALDQLLDVIRWAVEGLGLDSRFVEALPTGLVKPFSGSAARAMLIETIQTQGVDSFPALVAATMQGSTETTFYVLAVYFGSVGIQRARHAVGCALLADLSGVLASIGVCYWFFG
- a CDS encoding DUF5924 family protein → MLLSTFKPQVLKLIELLQRHPRLIALYGFCSGMASFFLVDRGARVAKVIAILLLVSWLWLMLENLFRRSVERLFGIELPPPLMRFLTQLIHQESLFFVLPFFAITTSWNSGQALFTGLLGVAALCSITDPIYNRHLAPRRWLFLAYHTLTLFAVLLAALPLILQQTTAQSYRWALGTAVALSFVSLLGVFRGQRWWRVLGLAVLILALGGLGWVTRVWVPPATLWLTEVAVTPDLDNHQRTPGDGVEEVRAAELRSKGLYAYTSINAPRGLNERIYHVWRFNGREVDRIALDIHGGREAGYRAWTHKQNFPGNPVGRWQVQVLTEAGQMIGTLRFKVTPSELPPKPH
- a CDS encoding GNAT family N-acetyltransferase; this translates as MSIRKLRISDIEALHRLFAEVSAEGEFLLRAEAPPIEQMRAMLLRSLPLDLPQFVAEVESDLVGSIEVFPASFCGMKDGSGEDFGVLGMQVKKAHRNRGLGGNLMEVALEHCRRLDMRRVELTVLKSNATAIRLYERFAFRWLTDLPPVTLPNGRTDQPQKMRLLLG
- a CDS encoding methyl-accepting chemotaxis protein; amino-acid sequence: MKINLPVSGRAVEFDANANILSTTDLKGIITHVNDDFLAISGFDRDELLGRSHNLVRHPDMPPQAFAHLWQTLKDGRSWMGLVKNRCKNGDHYWVSAYVTPVLRDGKVVEYQSVRTRPDSVQAAAAEQLYTSLREGRRPSALRRPLLGLGARLLAGCVAAGLSGLGLAQLLDGMLPLAGVPAALASLGVCGAWIHWQLRPLSALLEKARRIADNPIGQWLYCGRTDEFGELDFAMRMLETETGAVVGRIAESARQLAGHAGHLASSVTSTSAATRRQQLDTEHVASAIEQMACSVQEVARSAQQSATAADQTDAAASAGREEVDATRLHIASLDEEVRQASGTVQALRSHSGDISQILEVIRSIAEQTNLLALNAAIEAARAGEAGRGFAVVADEVRALASRTRHSTEEIHTLIARLQQGAGDAVEAMQQSCRQASASLGQALRASDSLARINGQVSEISSMSLQIASAVEQQSAASEEIQRSLASIRIAADSNAESSGHSQHSAHQVADLAAELQALAQQFWERRHRHG
- a CDS encoding putative bifunctional diguanylate cyclase/phosphodiesterase codes for the protein MGLERQLEGMLGRIGLSRAEVTMRCRYLDWQDEDAAHLASRGASLDDCHQAFVERLYDHLAQFGPIAGILRDPVTLQRLKHSQLDYYQRLWRGPYDRGYVLDRLRVGLVHQHVGVDLKWYLGAYRLYLDHMLGALLGEGADQRIYASLLKAVFFDMTLAIDTYSSAQRQALEDSEARFARALRGANDGLWDWDLETDRIYFSERWAAMLGLGRDSLGEGSTSWFGRVHPDDLPGLRQSVDAHLRGDTPWLNHEYRIRRRDGAYLWVLVRGVAEQGRMAGSQTDISQRKLSEQQLRHAARHDPLTGLANRLRLDELLQQALQRRQRPGAREAGLLFIDLDRFKLINDSLGHAMGDRVLVEVSQRLTRCLRPGDHLVRFGGDEFVVLLDDLACLADAEQVAQRMLDSLHQPLHLDDHSLAVSASIGITGLLAEGQAVDTLQAADLALYRAKEAGKAQFARYSTELQAAAQKRLDLHNALAHALAREEFELHYQPICRIDGSRPQVTAVEALLRWRRNGRLESPLQFIPALEESGEIIAVGDWVLREACRRTRRWQLAGQQDLRCSVNLSSRQLLQPGFAQRVAAILRECGLRPTSLVLEITESLLMQDSAETLACLRELAVLGVRLALDDFGTGYSSLGYLKRFPLQILKVDRSFIGGAPDDPELNAISRAIIGLGRSLGLEVVAEGVEDPAHLDFLLGQDCRYAQGYWFSRPRPPGMLEPLLLGEEGFEGEGCLPGPATGPREDSQGSRR
- a CDS encoding bile acid:sodium symporter family protein: MNYDSSQQLILGLVLAALIFGVALELRLAHFLLVLRRPLPALVGLLCQCLLLPWLTLVATLFLDLRPGLELGMLLVAACPGGNLSNVITHLARGNTALSVSVTSLSSLLAILSLPLNFAATASLNPDTAAFLRGQMSSLDVDASGIIGGLVLLLVLPLLAGMAAGNLAPAFSTRVLPWFKRFSLLAFGLFLVVAAAGNWQLLVANAGLVLLVVVGHNAGALLLGWSASRLTGLADADRRALTIEVGMQNSGLALGLILTQFGGQVDMALVAGFWGLWHIVSGLLLVAVWRRNPPRGQEELSCAS
- a CDS encoding NAD-dependent epimerase/dehydratase family protein, translated to MRVLITGAAGFIGQQLLRDLTLRHPDWTLVAADIRPLSHQALQANIEPVSLDISLPREVAACVQRWKPDAIVHLASVVTPPLGMGEARLHAIDVGGTRAVLDAAVAQGVGQLVVTSSGAAYGYYPENAEWIDEQHPLRGHERFAYARHKREVELLLADARKRHPQLRQLVLRPGTILGEQVNNQITELFQKRSVLGIKGHDSRFVFIWDQDVVAIIREGLERRAEGIYNLAGDGALSMAEIADILGKPYRPLPAGLLRTALAVLKPLGLTQYGPEQLDFLRYRPVLDNRRLKDEFGYRPKYSSREAFLAFLKARGIAPKLG